One window of Channa argus isolate prfri chromosome 4, Channa argus male v1.0, whole genome shotgun sequence genomic DNA carries:
- the tjp1b gene encoding tight junction protein ZO-1 isoform X1 encodes MITCAFLWVGFLVAVDSTMVNYQKYITVMQLALGVTASNKEHCLPPRKRFWIHPSPTAGSITAASSASTIQGKPSLRRIKGRIHRSKSLDSIDLLDSNSAAMEETVIWEQHTVTLHRAPGFGFGIAISGGRDNPHFQSGETSIVISDVLKGGPAEGLLQENDRVVMVNAVSMDNVEHAYAVQQLRKSGKIAKITIRRKRKVHVPMGRLGERETMSEHDEEEDSYDEEIYETRSGRSGAYSGVGGAMGRRSGRSSGRRDRDRERSGSRERSLSPRSDRRSHNLPPRPAKVTLVKSRKNEAEYGLRLASHIFVKDISPESLAARDGNIQEGDVVLKINGTVTENLSLIDAKKLIERSKGKLKMVVQRDDRATLLNIPDLDDSIASANASDRDDISDIHSLASDHSNRSHDRHRSSHSRSPDRRSEPSDHSRHSPPQTSNGSHRSRDDERISKPASTPAKLAEEVPLPKPKESAVAREDKQFPPLPEPKPVYAQPGQPDVDLPVSPSDAPVPSAAHDDSILRPSMKLVKFKKGESVGLRLAGGNDVGIFVAGVLEDSPAAKEGLEEGDQILRVNNVDFANIIREEAVLFLLDLPKGEEVTILAQKKKDVYRRIVESDVGDSFYIRTHFEYEKESPYGLSFNKGEVFRVVDTLYNGKLGSWLAIRIGKNHQEVERGIIPNKNRAEQLSSVQYTLPKTAGGDRADFWRFRGLRSSKRNLRKSREDLSSQPVQTKFPAYERVVLREAGFLRPVVIFGPIADVAREKLSREEPDLFELAKSEPRDAGTDQRSSGIIRLHTIKQIIDRDKHAVLDITPNAVDRLNYAQWYPIVVFLNPDNKQGVKNMRTRLCPESRKSARKLYERAIKLRKNNHHLFTTTINLNNMNDGWYGALKETIQQQQNQLVWVSEGKADGTTEDDLDIHDDRLSYLSAPGSEYSMYSTDSRHTSDYEDTDTEGGAYTDQELDETLNDEVGLPTGPAITRSSEPVREDPPVIQETPGCPGYQHPLQPDPASRIDPAGFKMAAPQQQDEAALPMPLLPPTVVAPPAVEQPVQLEGMHLEEPSAAAAAPQADSLSSPSPAPELIQPPPPPPLHEPHLSGLPGPEPKMYKKDLYNLEDPVRINHGLKQSLSYSHQPPYQDKQPYREYDHPPYGYDGGGYAEPKPHNTDSHLHYDNRVPHYNEQWPPYDQQTSSSQPTGYQPGHQQPMGYNPRSPYEDGPGRDYSPPQPRYDEAPPVGYDGRPRHSKPGPIRYDEPPPPPPASYDARSPYEAEPHGFPINSPRSPEPPKQYYGDSILRPSYIPGPPHRGYKQGIHEPINSEPTIPPPKPETLPSPGEPALTPGTKPLPPPPREDVDEDPAMKPQSVLNRVKMFENKRSVSMDRAKEGAESSVLRPADVPKPVSAPGPVLKANSLSNLEQEKSVYRAPEPQKPHTKPLDDVVRSNHYDPDEDEEYYRKQLSYFDRRSFDSKAMGQPNPGITRFYDLPKPSQLSYPYNRVESAEKVSPVEKRYEHLPQISPASQYGPPASAIPPSTLPKLSPSDAISIPEPLSSPNPKPELAALRQTSREEPAPVGYLPPRGLPDKSPVNGTDAAPPKTLGAPAPTGYNRYVPKPYTSSARPFERKFESPKFNHNLLPNDTQVKTDLLSKSTTVSNSSGKPQLSPQPPDHDSGLDTFTRTMDNRPKYQHNNINAIPKAIPVSPSALEDDDEDEGHTVVATARGIFNCNGGVLSSIETGVSIIIPHGAIPESVEQEIYFKVCRDNSILPPLDKEKGETLLSPLVMCGPHGLKFLKPVELRLPHCASMTPDGWSFALKSSDSSSGDPKTWQNKSLPGDPNYLVGANCVSVLIDHF; translated from the exons AGTGCAGCAATGGAGGAGACTGTCATTTGGGAACAGCACACAGTGACATTACACAGG gCACCAGGGTTTGGCTTTGGAATTGCCATATCAGGGGGTCGGGATAACCCTCATTTTCAGAGCGGCGAGACCTCCATTGTCATCTCGGATGTGCTGAAGGGAGGCCCAGCAGAAGGCCTGTTGCA GGAAAATGACAGAGTTGTTATGGTCAATGCAGTCTCTATGGACAATGTGGAGCATGCATATGCTGTCCAGCAGCTTCGTAAAAGTGGAAAAATTGCCAAAATT ACAATCAGACGGAAGAGGAAGGTGCATGTCCCCATGGGCCGATTAGGGGAACGGGAAACTATGTCAGAGCATGACGAGGAGGAGGACAGCTATGATGAAGAGATATACGAGACACGAAGCGGACGCAGTGGTGCTTACAGTGGTGTGGGTGGGGCCATGGGAAGGCGCAGCGGGCGGAGCAGTGGGCGAAGGGACAGGGACCGCGAGCGCAGTGGCTCACGGGAGAGGAGTCTATCCCCACGTTCTGACCGGCGCTCACACAACCTGCCCCCACGTCCTGCCAAGGTCACACTTGTCAAATCCCGGAAAAATGAAG CAGAATATGGCCTGCGCCTGGCCAGCCACATCTTTGTCAAGGACATTTCCCCTGAGAGCCTGGCAGCCCGGGACGGCAACATCCAGGAAGGGGACGTTGTACTAAAG ATCAATGGCACAGTGACAGAGAACCTCTCCTTGATAGACGCCAAGAAGCTGATAGAAAGGTCAAAGGGCAAGCTAAAAATGGTTGTTCAGAGGGACGATAGAGCGACCTTGCTGAACATCCCTGACCTCGATGACAGTATTGCTTCCGCCAACGCCTCTGACAGAGATG ACATTTCAGATATTCATTCTCTGGCATCCGACCATTCCAATCGATCGCATGACAGACATCGTAGCAGTCACTCTCGCTCTCCAGACAGACGATCCGAGCCGTCGGACCACTCCAGACACTCGCCCCCACAAACAAGCAATGGCAG TCACAGAAGTCGTGATGATGAACGAATCTCAAAACCGGCTTCGACACCAGCGAAGCTAGCGGAGGAGGTTCCTCTGCCCAAGCCGAAGGAGTCTGCTGTTGCCAGAGAGGACAAACAGTTTCCACCACTCCCAG AGCCCAAGCCGGTATATGCTCAGCCTGGACAGCCAGATGTAGACCTGCCAGTCAGTCCCTCTGATGCCCCTGTGCCAAGTGCTGCCCATGATGATAGTATCTTACG GCCAAGCATGAAACTGGTGAAGTTTAAGAAGGGGGAAAGTGTGGGGCTGCGGCTTGCTGGAGGGAATGATGTGGGCATCTTCGTAGCTGGAGTGCTAGAGGATAGCCCAGCTGCTAAGGAGGGCCTGGAGGAGGGTGACCAAATTCTCAGG GTAAATAATGTAGATTTTGCAAACATAATTCGAGAGGAGGCAGTGCTGTTCCTCCTGGACCTTCCTAAGGGTGAAGAGGTGACCATTTTggcacagaagaagaaagatg TGTATCGGCGGATCGTGGAGTCAGATGTCGGTGACTCCTTCTACATTCGAACACATTTTGAGTATGAAAAGGAGTCTCCTTATGGATTAAGCTTTAACAAGGGTGAGGTTTTCCGTGTAGTTGACACCCTCTACAATGGCAAGCTGGGCTCCTGGCTTGCTATCCGTATTGGCAAGAATCATCAAGAGGTGGAGAGGGGCATCATCCCGAACAAAAACAG AGCGGAGCAGCTCTCCAGCGTGCAATACACCCTTCCAAAAACAGCAGGGGGCGACAGGGCTGACTTCTGGAGGTTCCGTGGTCTTCGCAGCTCCAAGAGGAACCTTaggaagagcagagaggacCTCTCCTCTCAACCAGTCCAGACAAAGTTTCCAGCTTATGAAAGAGTAGTCTTGAGAGAGG ccGGTTTCCTGAGACCAGTTGTGATTTTTGGGCCCATCGCTGACGTTGCTCGGGAAAAACTCTCCAGAGAAGAGCCTGATCTTTTTGAGCTTGCAA AGAGTGAACCGAGAGATGCAGGAACAGACCAGCGTAGTTCAGGAATCATTCGTCTTCACACCATTAAGCAGATCATTGACAGA GACAAACATGCTGTGCTAGACATCACACCTAATGCTGTGGACAGGCTGAACTATGCTCAGTGGTACCCAATTGTAGTCTTCCTAAATCCTGATAATAAGCAGGGTGTAAAGAACATGAGGACCAGACTATGTCCAGAGTCCAGGAAGAGTGCAAGGAAGCTCTATGAGAGAGCCATTAAACTGAGGAAAAATAATCACCACCTGTTTACCA CCACCATCAACTTGAACAATATGAATGACGGCTGGTACGGCGCATTGAAAGAAACAATCCAGCAACAGCAGAACCAGTTGGTGTGGGTGTCAGAGGGCAAG GCGGATGGCACTACAGAGGATGACTTGGACATCCACGATGACCGTCTGTCCTACCTATCAGCGCCAGGTAGCGAGTATTCAATGTATAGTACGGACAGCCGCCACACTTCTGACTATGAGGACACGGACACGGAGGGTGGAGCATACACAGACCAGGAACTTGACGAGACTTTGAATGATGAGGTGGGTCTGCCCACCGGGCCCGCCATCACTCGCTCTTCAGAGCCTGTGCGAGAAGACCCACCTGTAATTCAGGAAACTCCTGGTTGCCCTGGATACCAGCACCCTTTGCAGCCTGACCCAGCCAGTCGCATAGACCCTGCTGGATTCAAAATGGCCGCCCCACAGCAG CAAGATGAAGCTGCTCTGCCCATGCCCTTGTTGCCTCCGACGGTGGTAGCGCCCCCTGCTGTTGAGCAGCCTGTACAGCTAGAGGGTATGCACCTAGAGGAGCCGTCTGCTGCAGCCGCAGCTCCTCAGGCTGACTCACTTAGCAGCCCCAGCCCTGCCCCTGAGCTTATTcagcccccaccaccaccaccactacatGAACCCCACCTGTCTGGACTGCCTGGTCCAGAACCAAAG ATGTATAAGAAAGATCTGTACAATTTGGAGGACCCAGTGCGAATCAACCATGGCCTGAAGCAGTCTCTGAGCTACAGTCACCAGCCACCGTACCAGGACAAACAGCCATACCGCGAATACGACCACCCGCCTTACGGATATGATGGAGGCGGCTATGCAGAACCAAAGCCTCACAACACTGACTCTCACCTGCACTACGACAACCGTGTGCCTCATTACAATGAACAGTGGCCCCCCTATGACCAGCAGACCTCATCCTCCCAGCCCACAGGGTACCAGCCGGGCCACCAGCAACCCATGGGCTACAACCCCCGGTCACCCTACGAGGATGGACCAGGGAGGGACTACAGCCCCCCTCAGCCACGATACGATGAGGCCCCACCAGTGGGCTATGATGGCAGACCACGCCACAGTAAACCTGGGCCTATTCGTTATGATGAACCTCCACCACCGCCCCCAGCAAGCTATGACGCCCGCTCTCCCTATGAAGCAGAACCTCACGGCTTTCCCATTAATTCACCTCGTTCGCCAGAGCCTCCAAAGCAGTATTACGGTGACTCTATTCTGAGGCCCTCCTACATTCCTGGACCTCCACACCGGGGCTATAAGCAAGGGATACATGAGCCTATAAACTCTGAACCCACTATTCCCCCACCTAAACCAGAGACCCTGCCCTCCCCAGGTGAACCAGCACTCACACCAGGCACCAAacctctccctcctccaccccGGGAAGACGTGGATGAGGACCCGGCCATGAAACCACAGTCAGTGCTCAACAGAGTGAAGATGTTTGAGAATAAACGGTCTGTTTCTATGGACAGGGCTAAAGAGGGAGCAGAGTCATCAGTACTGAGG CCTGCAGATGTTCCTAAACCTGTCAGTGCCCCAGGCCCAGTCCTCAAAGCAAATTCCCTCAGCAACTTGGAGCAGGAGAAGTCCGTCTATAG GGCTCCTGAGCCACAGAAGCCCCACACTAAACCTCTGGATGATGTGGTTCGTTCCAACCACTATGACCCAGACGAGGACGAGGAGTACTACAGGAAGCAGCTGTCCTACTTTGATCGCCGTAGTTTTGACAGCAAAGCCATGGGCCAGCCCAATCCTGGTATCACCCGCTTCTATGATCTTCCCAAACCATCTCAGCTGTCCTACCCCTACAATAG AGTTGAGTCTGCAGAAAAGGTGAGTCCAGTGGAAAAAAGATATGAACATCTGCCCCAAATCAGCCCCGCCTCTCAGTATGGGCCCCCAGCCTCTGCTATCCCACCTAGCACGCTGCCCAAACTCAGCCCCAGTGATG CCATCTCCATACCTGAACCGCTGAGCTCACCCAATCCTAAACCCGAGCTGGCAGCTCTCAGACAGACTAGCAGAGAAGAACCGGCACCAGTTGGCTACCTGCCCCCACGAGGCCTCCCTGACAAATCGCCGGTCAACGGCACTGATGCAGCACCTCCAAAGACACTTGGTGCTCCCGCTCCAACTGGCTATAACCGCTATGTTCCCAAGCCTTACACCAGCTCAGCCAGGCCCTTTGAACGCAAGTTTGAGAGCCCCAAATTCAACCACAACCTGCTGCCAAATGACACACAGGTGAAGACAGATCTCCTCAGCAAGTCCACCACGGTGAGCAACAGCAGCGGGAAACCTCAGCTTTCACCACAGCCCCCGGATCATGACAGCGGCCTGGACACCTTCACACGCACTATGGACAACAGGCCCAAATACCAGCACAATAACATTAACGCCATCCCCAAGGCCATTCCTGTAAG CCCCAGTGCACTGGAGGATGATGACGAGGATGAAGGGCACACAGTGGTAGCAACTGCCCGGGGGATCTTTAACTGTAACGGAGGGGTCCTTAGCTCCATCGAGACAGGTGTCAGCATCATCATTCCCCACGGTGCCATCCCCGAAAGCGTGGAGCAGGAAATTTACTTTAAGGTGTGCCGGGACAACAGCATCCTACCCCCCCTGGACAAGGAGAAAG GAGAAACGCTGCTAAGTCCGCTGGTGATGTGTGGCCCCCATGGACTCAAGTTCCTGAAGCCGGTGGAGCTGCGCTTACCTCACTGTGCGTCTATGACTCCTGATGGTTGGTCTTTTGCTCTAAAATCCTCCGACTCCTCGTCGG GTGACCCCAAAACATGGCAGAACAAATCTCTCCCTGGAGATCCAAACTACCTGGTGGGTGcaaactgtgtgtctgtgctcatAGACCACTTCTGA
- the tjp1b gene encoding tight junction protein ZO-1 isoform X9, whose amino-acid sequence MNSAAMEETVIWEQHTVTLHRAPGFGFGIAISGGRDNPHFQSGETSIVISDVLKGGPAEGLLQENDRVVMVNAVSMDNVEHAYAVQQLRKSGKIAKITIRRKRKVHVPMGRLGERETMSEHDEEEDSYDEEIYETRSGRSGAYSGVGGAMGRRSGRSSGRRDRDRERSGSRERSLSPRSDRRSHNLPPRPAKVTLVKSRKNEAEYGLRLASHIFVKDISPESLAARDGNIQEGDVVLKINGTVTENLSLIDAKKLIERSKGKLKMVVQRDDRATLLNIPDLDDSIASANASDRDDISDIHSLASDHSNRSHDRHRSSHSRSPDRRSEPSDHSRHSPPQTSNGSHRSRDDERISKPASTPAKLAEEVPLPKPKESAVAREDKQFPPLPEPKPVYAQPGQPDVDLPVSPSDAPVPSAAHDDSILRPSMKLVKFKKGESVGLRLAGGNDVGIFVAGVLEDSPAAKEGLEEGDQILRVNNVDFANIIREEAVLFLLDLPKGEEVTILAQKKKDVYRRIVESDVGDSFYIRTHFEYEKESPYGLSFNKGEVFRVVDTLYNGKLGSWLAIRIGKNHQEVERGIIPNKNRAEQLSSVQYTLPKTAGGDRADFWRFRGLRSSKRNLRKSREDLSSQPVQTKFPAYERVVLREAGFLRPVVIFGPIADVAREKLSREEPDLFELAKSEPRDAGTDQRSSGIIRLHTIKQIIDRDKHAVLDITPNAVDRLNYAQWYPIVVFLNPDNKQGVKNMRTRLCPESRKSARKLYERAIKLRKNNHHLFTTTINLNNMNDGWYGALKETIQQQQNQLVWVSEGKADGTTEDDLDIHDDRLSYLSAPGSEYSMYSTDSRHTSDYEDTDTEGGAYTDQELDETLNDEVGLPTGPAITRSSEPVREDPPVIQETPGCPGYQHPLQPDPASRIDPAGFKMAAPQQQDEAALPMPLLPPTVVAPPAVEQPVQLEGMHLEEPSAAAAAPQADSLSSPSPAPELIQPPPPPPLHEPHLSGLPGPEPKMYKKDLYNLEDPVRINHGLKQSLSYSHQPPYQDKQPYREYDHPPYGYDGGGYAEPKPHNTDSHLHYDNRVPHYNEQWPPYDQQTSSSQPTGYQPGHQQPMGYNPRSPYEDGPGRDYSPPQPRYDEAPPVGYDGRPRHSKPGPIRYDEPPPPPPASYDARSPYEAEPHGFPINSPRSPEPPKQYYGDSILRPSYIPGPPHRGYKQGIHEPINSEPTIPPPKPETLPSPGEPALTPGTKPLPPPPREDVDEDPAMKPQSVLNRVKMFENKRSVSMDRAKEGAESSVLRPADVPKPVSAPGPVLKANSLSNLEQEKSVYRAPEPQKPHTKPLDDVVRSNHYDPDEDEEYYRKQLSYFDRRSFDSKAMGQPNPGITRFYDLPKPSQLSYPYNRVESAEKVSPVEKRYEHLPQISPASQYGPPASAIPPSTLPKLSPSDAISIPEPLSSPNPKPELAALRQTSREEPAPVGYLPPRGLPDKSPVNGTDAAPPKTLGAPAPTGYNRYVPKPYTSSARPFERKFESPKFNHNLLPNDTQVKTDLLSKSTTVSNSSGKPQLSPQPPDHDSGLDTFTRTMDNRPKYQHNNINAIPKAIPVSPSALEDDDEDEGHTVVATARGIFNCNGGVLSSIETGVSIIIPHGAIPESVEQEIYFKVCRDNSILPPLDKEKGETLLSPLVMCGPHGLKFLKPVELRLPHCASMTPDGWSFALKSSDSSSGDPKTWQNKSLPGDPNYLVGANCVSVLIDHF is encoded by the exons AGTGCAGCAATGGAGGAGACTGTCATTTGGGAACAGCACACAGTGACATTACACAGG gCACCAGGGTTTGGCTTTGGAATTGCCATATCAGGGGGTCGGGATAACCCTCATTTTCAGAGCGGCGAGACCTCCATTGTCATCTCGGATGTGCTGAAGGGAGGCCCAGCAGAAGGCCTGTTGCA GGAAAATGACAGAGTTGTTATGGTCAATGCAGTCTCTATGGACAATGTGGAGCATGCATATGCTGTCCAGCAGCTTCGTAAAAGTGGAAAAATTGCCAAAATT ACAATCAGACGGAAGAGGAAGGTGCATGTCCCCATGGGCCGATTAGGGGAACGGGAAACTATGTCAGAGCATGACGAGGAGGAGGACAGCTATGATGAAGAGATATACGAGACACGAAGCGGACGCAGTGGTGCTTACAGTGGTGTGGGTGGGGCCATGGGAAGGCGCAGCGGGCGGAGCAGTGGGCGAAGGGACAGGGACCGCGAGCGCAGTGGCTCACGGGAGAGGAGTCTATCCCCACGTTCTGACCGGCGCTCACACAACCTGCCCCCACGTCCTGCCAAGGTCACACTTGTCAAATCCCGGAAAAATGAAG CAGAATATGGCCTGCGCCTGGCCAGCCACATCTTTGTCAAGGACATTTCCCCTGAGAGCCTGGCAGCCCGGGACGGCAACATCCAGGAAGGGGACGTTGTACTAAAG ATCAATGGCACAGTGACAGAGAACCTCTCCTTGATAGACGCCAAGAAGCTGATAGAAAGGTCAAAGGGCAAGCTAAAAATGGTTGTTCAGAGGGACGATAGAGCGACCTTGCTGAACATCCCTGACCTCGATGACAGTATTGCTTCCGCCAACGCCTCTGACAGAGATG ACATTTCAGATATTCATTCTCTGGCATCCGACCATTCCAATCGATCGCATGACAGACATCGTAGCAGTCACTCTCGCTCTCCAGACAGACGATCCGAGCCGTCGGACCACTCCAGACACTCGCCCCCACAAACAAGCAATGGCAG TCACAGAAGTCGTGATGATGAACGAATCTCAAAACCGGCTTCGACACCAGCGAAGCTAGCGGAGGAGGTTCCTCTGCCCAAGCCGAAGGAGTCTGCTGTTGCCAGAGAGGACAAACAGTTTCCACCACTCCCAG AGCCCAAGCCGGTATATGCTCAGCCTGGACAGCCAGATGTAGACCTGCCAGTCAGTCCCTCTGATGCCCCTGTGCCAAGTGCTGCCCATGATGATAGTATCTTACG GCCAAGCATGAAACTGGTGAAGTTTAAGAAGGGGGAAAGTGTGGGGCTGCGGCTTGCTGGAGGGAATGATGTGGGCATCTTCGTAGCTGGAGTGCTAGAGGATAGCCCAGCTGCTAAGGAGGGCCTGGAGGAGGGTGACCAAATTCTCAGG GTAAATAATGTAGATTTTGCAAACATAATTCGAGAGGAGGCAGTGCTGTTCCTCCTGGACCTTCCTAAGGGTGAAGAGGTGACCATTTTggcacagaagaagaaagatg TGTATCGGCGGATCGTGGAGTCAGATGTCGGTGACTCCTTCTACATTCGAACACATTTTGAGTATGAAAAGGAGTCTCCTTATGGATTAAGCTTTAACAAGGGTGAGGTTTTCCGTGTAGTTGACACCCTCTACAATGGCAAGCTGGGCTCCTGGCTTGCTATCCGTATTGGCAAGAATCATCAAGAGGTGGAGAGGGGCATCATCCCGAACAAAAACAG AGCGGAGCAGCTCTCCAGCGTGCAATACACCCTTCCAAAAACAGCAGGGGGCGACAGGGCTGACTTCTGGAGGTTCCGTGGTCTTCGCAGCTCCAAGAGGAACCTTaggaagagcagagaggacCTCTCCTCTCAACCAGTCCAGACAAAGTTTCCAGCTTATGAAAGAGTAGTCTTGAGAGAGG ccGGTTTCCTGAGACCAGTTGTGATTTTTGGGCCCATCGCTGACGTTGCTCGGGAAAAACTCTCCAGAGAAGAGCCTGATCTTTTTGAGCTTGCAA AGAGTGAACCGAGAGATGCAGGAACAGACCAGCGTAGTTCAGGAATCATTCGTCTTCACACCATTAAGCAGATCATTGACAGA GACAAACATGCTGTGCTAGACATCACACCTAATGCTGTGGACAGGCTGAACTATGCTCAGTGGTACCCAATTGTAGTCTTCCTAAATCCTGATAATAAGCAGGGTGTAAAGAACATGAGGACCAGACTATGTCCAGAGTCCAGGAAGAGTGCAAGGAAGCTCTATGAGAGAGCCATTAAACTGAGGAAAAATAATCACCACCTGTTTACCA CCACCATCAACTTGAACAATATGAATGACGGCTGGTACGGCGCATTGAAAGAAACAATCCAGCAACAGCAGAACCAGTTGGTGTGGGTGTCAGAGGGCAAG GCGGATGGCACTACAGAGGATGACTTGGACATCCACGATGACCGTCTGTCCTACCTATCAGCGCCAGGTAGCGAGTATTCAATGTATAGTACGGACAGCCGCCACACTTCTGACTATGAGGACACGGACACGGAGGGTGGAGCATACACAGACCAGGAACTTGACGAGACTTTGAATGATGAGGTGGGTCTGCCCACCGGGCCCGCCATCACTCGCTCTTCAGAGCCTGTGCGAGAAGACCCACCTGTAATTCAGGAAACTCCTGGTTGCCCTGGATACCAGCACCCTTTGCAGCCTGACCCAGCCAGTCGCATAGACCCTGCTGGATTCAAAATGGCCGCCCCACAGCAG CAAGATGAAGCTGCTCTGCCCATGCCCTTGTTGCCTCCGACGGTGGTAGCGCCCCCTGCTGTTGAGCAGCCTGTACAGCTAGAGGGTATGCACCTAGAGGAGCCGTCTGCTGCAGCCGCAGCTCCTCAGGCTGACTCACTTAGCAGCCCCAGCCCTGCCCCTGAGCTTATTcagcccccaccaccaccaccactacatGAACCCCACCTGTCTGGACTGCCTGGTCCAGAACCAAAG ATGTATAAGAAAGATCTGTACAATTTGGAGGACCCAGTGCGAATCAACCATGGCCTGAAGCAGTCTCTGAGCTACAGTCACCAGCCACCGTACCAGGACAAACAGCCATACCGCGAATACGACCACCCGCCTTACGGATATGATGGAGGCGGCTATGCAGAACCAAAGCCTCACAACACTGACTCTCACCTGCACTACGACAACCGTGTGCCTCATTACAATGAACAGTGGCCCCCCTATGACCAGCAGACCTCATCCTCCCAGCCCACAGGGTACCAGCCGGGCCACCAGCAACCCATGGGCTACAACCCCCGGTCACCCTACGAGGATGGACCAGGGAGGGACTACAGCCCCCCTCAGCCACGATACGATGAGGCCCCACCAGTGGGCTATGATGGCAGACCACGCCACAGTAAACCTGGGCCTATTCGTTATGATGAACCTCCACCACCGCCCCCAGCAAGCTATGACGCCCGCTCTCCCTATGAAGCAGAACCTCACGGCTTTCCCATTAATTCACCTCGTTCGCCAGAGCCTCCAAAGCAGTATTACGGTGACTCTATTCTGAGGCCCTCCTACATTCCTGGACCTCCACACCGGGGCTATAAGCAAGGGATACATGAGCCTATAAACTCTGAACCCACTATTCCCCCACCTAAACCAGAGACCCTGCCCTCCCCAGGTGAACCAGCACTCACACCAGGCACCAAacctctccctcctccaccccGGGAAGACGTGGATGAGGACCCGGCCATGAAACCACAGTCAGTGCTCAACAGAGTGAAGATGTTTGAGAATAAACGGTCTGTTTCTATGGACAGGGCTAAAGAGGGAGCAGAGTCATCAGTACTGAGG CCTGCAGATGTTCCTAAACCTGTCAGTGCCCCAGGCCCAGTCCTCAAAGCAAATTCCCTCAGCAACTTGGAGCAGGAGAAGTCCGTCTATAG GGCTCCTGAGCCACAGAAGCCCCACACTAAACCTCTGGATGATGTGGTTCGTTCCAACCACTATGACCCAGACGAGGACGAGGAGTACTACAGGAAGCAGCTGTCCTACTTTGATCGCCGTAGTTTTGACAGCAAAGCCATGGGCCAGCCCAATCCTGGTATCACCCGCTTCTATGATCTTCCCAAACCATCTCAGCTGTCCTACCCCTACAATAG AGTTGAGTCTGCAGAAAAGGTGAGTCCAGTGGAAAAAAGATATGAACATCTGCCCCAAATCAGCCCCGCCTCTCAGTATGGGCCCCCAGCCTCTGCTATCCCACCTAGCACGCTGCCCAAACTCAGCCCCAGTGATG CCATCTCCATACCTGAACCGCTGAGCTCACCCAATCCTAAACCCGAGCTGGCAGCTCTCAGACAGACTAGCAGAGAAGAACCGGCACCAGTTGGCTACCTGCCCCCACGAGGCCTCCCTGACAAATCGCCGGTCAACGGCACTGATGCAGCACCTCCAAAGACACTTGGTGCTCCCGCTCCAACTGGCTATAACCGCTATGTTCCCAAGCCTTACACCAGCTCAGCCAGGCCCTTTGAACGCAAGTTTGAGAGCCCCAAATTCAACCACAACCTGCTGCCAAATGACACACAGGTGAAGACAGATCTCCTCAGCAAGTCCACCACGGTGAGCAACAGCAGCGGGAAACCTCAGCTTTCACCACAGCCCCCGGATCATGACAGCGGCCTGGACACCTTCACACGCACTATGGACAACAGGCCCAAATACCAGCACAATAACATTAACGCCATCCCCAAGGCCATTCCTGTAAG CCCCAGTGCACTGGAGGATGATGACGAGGATGAAGGGCACACAGTGGTAGCAACTGCCCGGGGGATCTTTAACTGTAACGGAGGGGTCCTTAGCTCCATCGAGACAGGTGTCAGCATCATCATTCCCCACGGTGCCATCCCCGAAAGCGTGGAGCAGGAAATTTACTTTAAGGTGTGCCGGGACAACAGCATCCTACCCCCCCTGGACAAGGAGAAAG GAGAAACGCTGCTAAGTCCGCTGGTGATGTGTGGCCCCCATGGACTCAAGTTCCTGAAGCCGGTGGAGCTGCGCTTACCTCACTGTGCGTCTATGACTCCTGATGGTTGGTCTTTTGCTCTAAAATCCTCCGACTCCTCGTCGG GTGACCCCAAAACATGGCAGAACAAATCTCTCCCTGGAGATCCAAACTACCTGGTGGGTGcaaactgtgtgtctgtgctcatAGACCACTTCTGA